The window TATGGGGTTCATCATGCATTGTCTGTAATCGGTCAACAACAGTACAAGTGTTGTTTTGGCTGTAATGAAAAACATCTATTGCACATTATTCAAGTAACCCCACTGCACATCCAAATGGTTTATTCCACTCTTTTTGTCTCTGGAacaataacttttttttcctctaggATAAGTGAATCCAGGAGTAGCAGATTTTTCTCAAACAAAGGCAGCTCTTGTTGTGTGACATGGCTCAAGACTGAACAAAACCCCCATGTTGTATTACCTTCGATGCATAttgcataaataaaacatgaagctTGATTCATTTGATGGCACTGATCATTAGAAGTCTTGTTTAGGGCTTTAAAAGTATTTTGGGGGTTTGCACAAAGAGAGTCAGCTCATACACATGTTGGAGGGGGGCGTGTGGGCTCGTATTTAGTGTTGGGCCCTTTGAGAGATGGGTGAGGTTTAATGTAAGGCCTGCTGCTGGTGAACACACTGGCAGCCTTCCGCCTCGTTCTCTTCTTTATCTTCCTGCTGAACACGTTCTGCCATGACTGCAGTGTCTTTGAGGTCCAGATCCACATGCCGCTGGTGATGCCCACCACCAGCAGCATGAAGATCTTCACCATGAAGATTTCGACAGCGGGGATAGAAGCCTTCATGATGCAGTCGTCGGACTCTAGCCCGCTGCTGCTGCATTTCTGCTCCCCTGCGAGAATGCGCCAGTAGTCCATGTTGAGCCTCTCGTAGAAATAGCAGGCGATGACGCAGGTGGCTGGGACAGTGTAGAGGACAGAGAAGACTCCGATGCGAACCATCAGCTTCTCAAGCTTGTCTGTGTTCTCTCCCTCGGTTTTCATAATCTTGCGGATGTGGAAGAGTGCAACAAAGCCGGACAGCAGAAATGAAGTGCCGATAATGAGATAGCAGGAGAGAGGAATGAGCACAAAACCTGTGAGAGCTTTGACATCCATGCTGCCCACGTAGCAGACGCCCGTCAGCTCGTCTCCGGCCACCTTCCTCATCACCAGTATCATGATTGTCTTTATGGCAGGGATGGCCCACGCTGCCAGATGGAAGTAGCTGCTGTTTGCTTCGATGGCCTCGTGACCCCATTTCTTCCCAGCAGCCAAGAACCACGTGAGGGTCAGGATAACCCACCAGAGGGAGCTGGCCATGCCAAAATAATACAGAATGAGGAACACAATAGTGCAGCCTGTGCTCTCCAGACCCTCCTGGATAATATATTGGACCCCGTTGTCTCTGTCGCAGGCTATTCTGTCAGCTCCCACAAAGAGCCGAATGAGGTAGCCCACAGAGTAAACACAGTAGGACATGGAGAGGAAGATGATTGGTCTCTCGGGGTATTTGAAACGCTGTGGGTCAATGAGGAAAGTGAGCACTGTGAAGGCGCTGGAGACAAAGCACAGGATGGACCAGATGGCCATCCACACCAGAGAGAACTGCTTGTCTCCCTGACTCCAGTACACATCCACTTTTGGGTAGCATTTGGGGGCACAGGACTCACTCTTCTCCACAAAGTGGAACTTGCCTGGGTTGCTGCACATCTGCTTGCTGCCACTGTCTTTAGGGTGAAGGTCCTGCCCACTCAGAGGCCGCTGCAGCCTGAAATCCGGAGGCTGGGTGTGGGAGACTTTGGGAGGTTCGTCCGAGCCATTGTTGGGCGCCTCCATGCAGAGGTTGTTTGGGTCATTTTTGGTAGGCAGACGTGAGCAGTCCAGAGACTCCGGCCAGTGGAAGTTAAAATGTTCCAGGATGGGAGAACATTTCAGCTTGACCTGCTCACACATAACTCTACACGCTGGAATGGGGTTTGACACCTGCTCCGTGCACATGGGAGCATACAGTGAGCAGAGGAAAAATCTGAGGTGGCTGTGACATCCAAACTGTATGAGGGTGG is drawn from Maylandia zebra isolate NMK-2024a linkage group LG12, Mzebra_GT3a, whole genome shotgun sequence and contains these coding sequences:
- the fzd10 gene encoding frizzled-10 → MCSAVKVSLIYALVLLLLSSRGSAISSIDPDWSGEGRCQHITIPQCKDIGYNMTRMPNLMGHDDQKEAAIKLQEFATLIQFGCHSHLRFFLCSLYAPMCTEQVSNPIPACRVMCEQVKLKCSPILEHFNFHWPESLDCSRLPTKNDPNNLCMEAPNNGSDEPPKVSHTQPPDFRLQRPLSGQDLHPKDSGSKQMCSNPGKFHFVEKSESCAPKCYPKVDVYWSQGDKQFSLVWMAIWSILCFVSSAFTVLTFLIDPQRFKYPERPIIFLSMSYCVYSVGYLIRLFVGADRIACDRDNGVQYIIQEGLESTGCTIVFLILYYFGMASSLWWVILTLTWFLAAGKKWGHEAIEANSSYFHLAAWAIPAIKTIMILVMRKVAGDELTGVCYVGSMDVKALTGFVLIPLSCYLIIGTSFLLSGFVALFHIRKIMKTEGENTDKLEKLMVRIGVFSVLYTVPATCVIACYFYERLNMDYWRILAGEQKCSSSGLESDDCIMKASIPAVEIFMVKIFMLLVVGITSGMWIWTSKTLQSWQNVFSRKIKKRTRRKAASVFTSSRPYIKPHPSLKGPNTKYEPTRPPPTCV